The Acidimicrobiales bacterium genome has a window encoding:
- a CDS encoding S1C family serine protease, whose amino-acid sequence MAQRAASRPPRPQRPPAGRKAPRPAPRRRAGRRRKGARRGLVLVLVLVLVAAAFAGGVVARPALEDAFDRVRGGSAAATASAAPGFEAVYRHAAPGVLRLDAVVCGELGGRGVGTGFLALDARHVVTAAHVVDAAVAITARSTDEVRTAEVVGMDRARDLALLRLDRALPAEPAAFVAERVPEATEVLAVGYPHREPLSPTRGTVSGYDRKELIAGRVVTGLVQTSAAINPGNSGGPLLDEDGRVVGVVIAGSEFAQGLAYAVDATTVAPVLAAWHASPAPAPAADCPDPVVPSGSVGLQPPASGRTAAEVGLALGIYFDGINHGQYHLTWQQYSARKRAAVPVEVLAEQLASSRDDDQHVASVVQRADGSVVAEVDFSSTQDAGKGPRPGETCSLWTNDFVLVRESGRWVIDRVEGSHSVPCEA is encoded by the coding sequence ATGGCTCAGCGCGCGGCCAGCCGGCCGCCCCGACCGCAGCGCCCGCCGGCGGGCAGGAAGGCGCCCCGGCCGGCACCCCGCCGCCGGGCGGGACGGCGCCGGAAGGGCGCTCGCCGGGGCCTCGTCCTCGTCCTCGTCCTCGTGCTCGTCGCTGCCGCCTTCGCCGGCGGCGTGGTGGCGCGCCCGGCGTTGGAGGACGCCTTCGACCGGGTCAGGGGCGGGTCGGCGGCCGCCACGGCCAGCGCGGCACCCGGCTTCGAGGCGGTCTACCGGCACGCCGCACCGGGCGTCCTGCGCCTCGACGCCGTCGTGTGCGGCGAGCTGGGCGGCCGGGGGGTCGGGACTGGGTTCCTGGCGCTCGACGCCCGACACGTCGTCACCGCCGCCCACGTCGTCGACGCGGCGGTCGCCATCACCGCCCGCTCGACCGACGAGGTGCGCACCGCCGAGGTCGTCGGCATGGACCGGGCCAGGGACCTCGCCCTCCTCCGGCTGGACCGGGCCCTCCCCGCGGAGCCGGCCGCGTTCGTCGCCGAGCGCGTGCCGGAGGCGACCGAGGTGCTGGCCGTCGGGTACCCCCACCGCGAGCCGCTGTCGCCCACCCGCGGCACGGTCAGCGGGTACGACCGCAAGGAGCTGATCGCCGGCCGGGTCGTCACCGGGCTGGTCCAGACCAGCGCGGCGATCAACCCTGGCAACAGCGGCGGGCCGCTGCTCGACGAGGACGGCCGGGTGGTGGGCGTCGTCATCGCCGGCAGCGAGTTCGCCCAGGGCCTCGCCTACGCGGTGGACGCCACGACTGTCGCACCGGTGCTCGCCGCCTGGCACGCCTCACCGGCGCCCGCCCCGGCCGCCGACTGCCCGGACCCCGTCGTGCCGTCCGGCAGCGTGGGCCTCCAGCCCCCCGCCTCGGGACGCACGGCGGCCGAGGTCGGGCTGGCCCTGGGCATCTACTTCGACGGCATCAACCACGGCCAGTACCACCTGACGTGGCAGCAGTACAGCGCCCGCAAGCGCGCCGCGGTGCCGGTGGAGGTGCTGGCCGAGCAGCTGGCGTCGAGCCGGGACGACGACCAGCACGTGGCCTCGGTGGTCCAAAGGGCCGACGGGTCGGTGGTGGCGGAGGTCGACTTCTCGAGCACCCAGGACGCCGGGAAGGGCCCCCGTCCGGGCGAGACGTGCTCGCTGTGGACGAACGACTTCGTGCTCGTCCGGGAGTCCGGCCGCTGGGTCATCGACCGGGTGGAGGGCTCGCACAGCGTCCCCTGCGAGGC
- a CDS encoding sigma-70 family RNA polymerase sigma factor has product MAGVQPGMPRGATAERVGDVDAAVLAQARAGDHRAFRTLVAHYDRGLRALAYRLLGDPGQMDDVLQEVYVKAYRGMATFRGDASAGTWLYRVTYNACLDQLRRSKRADVVPLEGLAERASPDADPGDRAAMRSSLADALATLSPEQRAAVLLVDAEGFDHATAAHILGVAEGTIHSRLSRAHALLRERLGRKGGER; this is encoded by the coding sequence TTGGCCGGCGTCCAACCCGGCATGCCGAGGGGTGCGACGGCCGAACGGGTGGGCGACGTCGACGCCGCCGTCCTGGCGCAGGCCCGCGCCGGCGACCACCGGGCGTTCCGCACCCTCGTGGCGCACTACGACCGCGGGCTGCGGGCGCTGGCGTACCGCCTCCTCGGCGACCCCGGGCAGATGGACGACGTCCTCCAGGAGGTCTACGTCAAGGCCTACCGGGGCATGGCGACCTTCCGGGGCGACGCCAGCGCCGGGACGTGGCTCTACCGGGTGACCTACAACGCCTGCCTGGACCAGCTGCGGCGCTCGAAGCGGGCGGACGTGGTGCCCCTGGAGGGGCTGGCCGAGCGAGCGTCGCCCGACGCCGACCCCGGCGACCGGGCGGCGATGCGGAGCAGCCTGGCCGACGCCCTCGCCACCCTGTCGCCCGAGCAGAGGGCCGCCGTCCTGCTGGTCGACGCCGAGGGCTTCGACCACGCCACGGCGGCGCACATCCTGGGCGTGGCCGAGGGCACCATCCACTCCCGGCTGTCCCGGGCCCATGCCCTCCTACGCGAGCGGCTCGGACGGAAGGGTGGTGAACGATGA
- a CDS encoding aspartate-semialdehyde dehydrogenase, protein MRLGVVGATGMVGEVMRSILAERSFPADEVRFFASARSAGTRLPWKDGDIEVEESATADFSGLDVVLMSAGATLSRELAPRVAAAGAVVVDNSSAWRRDPDVPLVVPEVNASALDSIPKGIVANPNCTTMICMPALKVLHDEAGLVRLVASTYQCVSGGGRAGVAELDEQVRAVAEKAAELTWDGSAVEFPPPSKYVAPIAFNVIPFNFKYEEDDETDEEHKFRNESRRILGLPGLRVSATCVRVPVFTGHSVSLNAEFERPITPDRAREVLDGAPGVTLVDVPTPLVAAGADPTYVGRIRRDPGAESGLALFVSGDNLRKGAALNTVQIAEALLQRI, encoded by the coding sequence ATGAGACTCGGAGTCGTCGGAGCCACCGGGATGGTCGGCGAGGTCATGCGGTCGATCCTCGCCGAGCGCTCGTTCCCCGCGGACGAGGTCCGCTTCTTCGCCTCGGCCCGCTCGGCCGGCACCCGCCTGCCGTGGAAAGACGGCGACATCGAGGTCGAGGAGTCGGCCACCGCCGACTTCTCGGGGCTGGACGTCGTGCTCATGTCGGCCGGCGCCACCCTCTCCCGCGAGCTCGCCCCCAGGGTCGCGGCGGCCGGGGCCGTCGTGGTCGACAACTCGTCGGCGTGGCGGCGCGACCCCGACGTGCCGCTGGTCGTCCCCGAGGTGAACGCCTCCGCCCTCGACTCGATCCCCAAGGGGATCGTCGCCAACCCCAACTGCACGACCATGATCTGCATGCCGGCCCTCAAGGTCCTCCACGACGAAGCCGGCCTGGTGCGCCTCGTGGCATCCACCTACCAGTGCGTGTCCGGCGGGGGCCGGGCCGGGGTGGCCGAGCTGGACGAGCAGGTCCGGGCGGTGGCGGAGAAGGCGGCCGAGCTCACCTGGGACGGGTCGGCCGTCGAGTTCCCGCCGCCGTCGAAGTACGTCGCCCCCATCGCCTTCAACGTCATCCCCTTCAACTTCAAGTACGAGGAGGACGACGAGACCGACGAGGAGCACAAGTTCCGGAACGAGAGCCGGCGAATCCTCGGCCTGCCCGGCCTGCGCGTCTCCGCCACCTGCGTGCGGGTACCGGTGTTCACCGGCCACTCGGTGAGCCTGAACGCCGAGTTCGAGCGCCCGATCACGCCCGATCGGGCCCGCGAGGTGCTGGACGGCGCCCCCGGCGTCACCCTGGTCGACGTCCCCACGCCCCTGGTGGCCGCCGGCGCCGACCCCACCTACGTCGGTCGCATCCGCCGCGACCCGGGCGCCGAGTCGGGATTGGCACTGTTCGTCTCCGGGGACAACCTGCGCAAGGGCGCCGCCCTCAACACCGTGCAGATCGCCGAGGCACTGCTCCAGCGCATCTGA